From a single Drosophila sulfurigaster albostrigata strain 15112-1811.04 chromosome 3, ASM2355843v2, whole genome shotgun sequence genomic region:
- the LOC133845765 gene encoding uncharacterized protein LOC133845765, protein MVLLKVIKYLVGCVVRVCNELSQNMNSLNKMFKYHLLEAN, encoded by the exons ATGGTGCTGTTAAAAGTGATCAAATATCTAGTGG gcTGCGTTGTGCGTGTCTGCAATGAGCTGTCCCAGAACATGAATTCACTTAACAAGATGTTTAAATATCATTTACTCGAGGCGAATTAG
- the LOC133845763 gene encoding uncharacterized protein LOC133845763: protein MHSVYFTLQVLTMFLAKFLSVLLIACALAQALPLDDFSSEDDRINEISAELGRKLILPNVDRLFSSAEDRESTKQRESPSNNINRKREIETTKSSKHAHGMITSMLSFVSSVLNFGKTIIRNE from the exons ATGCATTCAGTTTACTTTACGCTCCAAGTATTGACAATGTTTCTAGCCAAGTTCTTATCAGTTTTGCTTATCGCTTGTGCCCTGG CACAAGCTTTGCCACTGGATGATTTTAGCAGTGAAGATGATCGCATTAATGAAATCAGCGCCGAACTCGGCCGTAAACTGATCTTGCCCAACGTTGATCGTCTTTTCAGCAGTGCCGAGGATCGGGAGTCAACAAAACAACGCGAGTCCCCATCGAATAACATcaatagaaagagagaaatagagacCACGAAGAGTTCGAAGCATGCTCATGGCATGATCACATCAATGCTCAGCTTCGTTAGCAGTGTACTTAATTTTGGCAAGACAATTATACGTAATGaataa
- the LOC133845762 gene encoding uncharacterized protein LOC133845762, protein MILLKLSQFIRLKQLRQTGIFFSYFVRLLFRFTRSTMCLLLLLALCVGMIGARPLTSTEQPSQGRHPDWPGVPDERLADAEVDNAYELFKWQTERSTSAKNSKVDMGSINRAMTNELQVKLNNA, encoded by the exons ATGATTCTGCTCAAACTTTCGCAGTTTATCCGATTAAAGCAACTGAGACAAACGgggatttttttttcgtatttcgttCGTCTGCTTTTTCGTTTCACCCGTTCAACGATGTGCCTGCTACTTTTGCTTG CTCTATGCGTGGGCATGATCGGCGCTCGACCTTTGACCTCAACGGAACAACCATCACAAGGACGCCATCCCGATTGGCCTGGTGTACCCGATGAACGCTTGGCCGATGCTGAAGTGGATAACGCCTACGAGTTGTTCAAGTGGCAAACCGAACGATCAACAAGTGCAAAGAATTCTAAAGTCGATATGGGGTCAATAAATCGTGCAATGACTAATGAATTACAAGTCAAGCTCAATAATGCCTAA
- the LOC133845760 gene encoding multidrug resistance protein homolog 65: MTEPNISAVAEAETVANETYNYVEPKKAKEKEPSINTVSYTHLFRYVDGIDYLLLFCGLIAAMLHALVFPIAIIIYSELVAMFIDRNMGNGTSSTTHGLPWFGGGTQLTNATHEENMQELRKDSVAFGILMTLDSLLMLFSGMTFVNIFNHLALKLTVRMRREFFKATIRQEIGWHDMAKDQNFAVRITDNMEKIRTGMAENLGHFLTIMFDVAISVIISFAYGWKLALSMFFYIPLTMVVNAVVAHYQSKLTAREQNSYVKASSVVEEVVGAIRTVVAFGGERSESMRYDNLLKPALKAGKWKGAFSGLSDTVMKAMMFIVGAGAFWYGANLILYDRRPEVPIPDREYTPAVVMIVIAGIIVGANQLSRTSPFLETFAMARGSASAIYDVIDRVSAIDPLSKAGKILNNGLKGNIEFRDVFFQYPARKDIIVLRGLNVTVKQGQTVALVGSSGCGKSTCLQLLQRFYDPVFGQVFVDNEDVRKFNLNWLRSNIAVVGQEPVLFQGTIGENIRHGNPQATQREVEEAAKAANAHNFIIALDNGYDTHISEKGVQLSGGQRQRIAIARALIQKPTILLLDEATSALDYHSEKLVQAALDKACKGRTTLVVSHRLSAIRHADQIVYIENGKAVEQGTHEELMKLSGYYHKMVTAHEYDDKADELLNESDVHQPKERKKSHDAEDLPNPMLTAIDKNVEFQMKRLNGDVNPSKQLETDTEKHTKSASYPRTFLRILGWARPEWSFLIIGTICAGLFGCTMPAFSVVLAELYASLAETSDEAVLAHSSSMSIVSVVIGICAGIFCFVQTFFYNLAGVWLTSRMRSTTFTSIMKQEMGWFDEKENSVGALSARLSGDAASVQGAIGFPLSNIIQALTNFICSFSIAFSYSWELALVCLSTAPFMIGSIVFEAKFSEKSAMKEKNVLEETSRIATETIAQIRTVAALRREEELIKVYDEEVDRYQQQIKKRLRWRGLVNSMGTTLMFFGYAVTLTYGGFMCAEGRIIFPVIMKIANTMLYGLFILAQSLAFTPAFNAALLSATRMYEMIDRQPLIQSPNIVELNGNRNGVFKTNALQQGVSYRGLNFAYPSRPDYSVLQDFNLDVLQGQTVALVGASGSGKSTCVQLLMRYYDPDEGKILIDQESIHQDMELKTLRRRLGIVSQEPSLFEKTIAENIGYGDTSRDVPMQQIIEAAKMANAHDFIMSLPAQYETMLGAKGTQLSGGQKQRIAIARAMVRNPKILLLDEATSALDLQSERVVQQALDSACSGRTCIVIAHRLSTVQNANIICVIQSGRIVEQGTHSQLLAKNGIYAKLYRSQSKTK, from the exons ATGACAGAGCCCAACATCAGCGCCGTAGCTGAGGCTGAGACGGTGGCCAATGAAACATATAACTACGTGGAGCCCAAAAAAGCCAAGGAGAAGGAACCCTCAATCAACACAGTCAGCTACACGCATCTCTTTCGCTATGTGGATGGCATCGATTATCTGCTCCTCTTTTGCGGCCTCATTGCTGCCATGCTGCATGCCTTAGTGTTCCCCATTGCCATCATCATCTACAGCGAACTGGTGGCCATGTTCATCGACAGAAATATGGGCAATGGCACCAGCTCCACGACACATGGTCTGCCCTGGTTCGGTGGCGGCACACAACT TACCAATGCAACTCATGAGGAGAATATGCAGGAGCTGCGCAAGGATAGCGTCGCCTTTGGCATACTCATGACATTGGATTCGCTACTCATGCTTTTCTCTGGCATGACTTTTGTCAACATTTTCAACCATCTCGCTCTCAAGTTGACAGTGCGCATGCGGCGCGAGTTTTTCAAAGCAACCATCAGACAGGAAATTGGCTGGCATGATATGGCCAAGGATCAGAACTTTGCAGTGCGTATCACTGA CAACATGGAGAAAATACGAACTGGCATGGCCGAGAATCTGGGACACTTTTTGACCATAATGTTCGATGTGGCCATCAGTGTGATCATCTCGTTTGCCTATGGCTGGAAGTTGGCGTTGTCCATGTTCTTCTACATACCACTCACAATGGTGGTCAATGCTGTGGTTGCTCAT TACCAGAGCAAGCTAACGGCGAGGGAACAGAACTCCTATGTAAAAGCCAGTTCTGTGGTCGAGGAAGTTGTGGGTGCCATACGCACTGTGGTTGCCTTTGGTGGGGAGCGTTCCGAGTCAATGCGCTACGATAATCTGCTGAAGCCTGCACTCAAGGCGGGCAAGTGGAAGGGCGCCTTCTCGGGCCTCAGTGATACGGTGATGAAGGCCATGATGTTTATTGTGGGTGCTGGCGCCTTTTGGTACGGCGCCAATCTCATTTTGTACGATCGCAGACCTGAGGTGCCCATTCCGGATCGGGAATACACTCCTGCAGTTGTCATGATTGTCATCGCTGGCATTATTGTGGGCGCCAATCAACTCTCACGCACATCGCCCTTCCTCGAGACCTTTGCCATGGCTCGCGGTTCGGCGAGCGCTATTTACGATGTTATCGATCGTGTCTCGGCCATCGATCCGCTGTCTAAAGCAGGCAAAATCCTCAACAACGGCCTGAAAGGGAACATCGAATTTCGCGATGTATTCTTTCAGTATCCTGCACGTAAGGATATTATTGTTCTGAGAGGACTCAATGTCACGGTTAAGCAGGGACAAACTGTTGCTTTGGTGGGCTCCTCGGGCTGTGGCAAGTCCACTTGCCTTCAGTTGTTGCAACGTTTCTACGATCCGGTCTTTGGCCAAGTCTTTGTTGACAACGAGGATGTGCGCAAATTCAATCTCAACTGGCTTCGCTCCAACATCGCTGTTGTGGGTCAGGAGCCAGTCCTCTTCCAGGGCACAATTG GTGAAAACATACGTCATGGCAATCCGCAGGCTACGCAAAGGGAAGTCGAGGAAGCTGCAAAAGCAGCGAATGCTCACAACTTCATCATTGCTTTGGATAAT GGCTATGATACGCATATTAGTGAGAAGGGCGTGCAGCTCTCCGGCGGACAACGTCAgcgcattgccattgccagagCTCTGATACAAAAGCCAACAATACTTTTATTAGATG AGGCCACCTCCGCTCTGGACTATCACTCCGAGAAGCTGGTGCAAGCTGCCCTGGACAAGGCGTGCAAGGGACGCACCACACTGGTGGTGTCACATCGTTTATCCGCCATTCGCCATGCGGATCAGATTGTTTACATTGAGAACGGCAAAGCAGTGGAGCAGGGCACACACGAGGAGCTCATGAAGCTCTCGGGATACTATCACAAAATGGTGACAGCGCATGAATACGATGACAAGGCCGATGAGCTGCTCAATGAGAGCGACGTGCACCAGCCCAAAGAGCGCAAAAAGTCCCATGATGCTGAAGACCTGCCCAACCCAATGTTGACTGCAATCGATAAAAATGTGGAGTTTCAAATGAAGCGCTTGAATGGCGACGTCAATCCGTCGAAACAACTTGAGACTGATACTGAAAAGCACACAAAGAGCGCAAGCTACCCACGTACATTCCTGCGCATCCTGGGCTGGGCTCGACCCGAATGGAGTTTCCTCATCATTGGCACCATTTGTGCCGGACTCTTTGGCTGCACCATGCCCGCCTTTTCCGTTGTGCTCGCCGAGCTTTATGCCTCGCTGGCGGAGACCTCAGACGAAGCTGTGCTGGCTCACAGCTCATCCATGTCCATAGTCAGTGTAGTGATTGGCATCTGTGCCGGCATCTTTTGCTTCGTGCAGACCTTCTTCTATAATCTAGCCGGAGTGTGGCTTACATCTCGCATGCG GTCGACGACCTTTACCTCAATTATGAAACAGGAAATGGGATGGTTTGACGAGAAGGAGAACAGCGTGGGAGCGCTCTCGGCTCGACTCTCTGGCGATGCAGCCAGTGTCCAAGGCGCCATCGGATTCCCCCTCAGCAATATTATACAGGCGCTGACCAACTTTATATGCAGCTTTTCCATAGCATTTTCCTACTCATGGGAGCTGGCATTGGTCTGTTTGAGCACAGCACCCTTTATGATCGGATCGATTGTGTTCGAGGCGAAGTTTAGCGAAAAGTCCGCCATGAAAGAGAAGAATGTGCTAGAGGAAACGAGTCGCATTGCAACCGAGACGATAGCCCAAATTAGAACAGTGGCCGCATTGCGTAGGGAGGAGGAGCTGATCAAGGTCTACGATGAGGAAGTTGATCGCTATCAGCAGCAGATCAAGAAGCGCTTAAGGTGGCGTGGATTGGTCAACTCAATGGGCACGACTTTGATGTTTTTCGGCTATGCGGTCACCTTGACTTATGGCGGTTTTATGTGCGCCGAAGGTCGCATCATATTCCCAGTGATCATGAA AATTGCCAATACGATGCTGTATGGATTGTTCATATTGGCTCAATCCTTGGCCTTCACACCTGCCTTTAATGCAGCTCTGCTTTCAGCCACACGCATGTATGAAATGATAGATCGCCAGCCACTGATTCAATCACCAAATATTGTGGAACTAAATGGCAATCGTAATGGAGTCTTTAAGACAAATGCGCTGCAACAAGGAGTCAGTTATCGCGGACTTAACTTTGCGTATCCCTCGCGACCCGATTACTCAGTGCTGCAGGACTTTAATTTGGATGTGCTGCAGGGACAAACAGTGGCGCTTGTTGGCGCCTCAGGTTCGGGCAAATCCACGTGTGTTCAGCTGCTGATGCGTTACTACGATCCCGACGAGGGCAAGATA CTCATTGATCAGGAGAGCATACACCAGGACATGGAGCTAAAGACGCTGCGTCGACGCTTGGGCATTGTTTCACAAGAGCCTTCGCTCTTTGAGAAAACCATTGCAGAGAATATTGGCTATGGTGACACCTCACGCGATGTGCCCATGCAGCAGATTATTGAGGCGGCCAAAATGGCCAATGCCCATGACTTTATCATGTCACTGCCTGCGCAATATGAAACCATGTTGGGCGCCAAGGGCACACAGCTCTCGGGCGGACAAAAGCAACGCATTGCCATTGCACGAGCCATGGTGCGGAATCCCAAGATACTTCTGCTGGACGAAGCCACCTCGGCGCTGGACTTACAAAGCGAAAGA GTGGTTCAACAAGCGCTTGATTCCGCTTGCTCTGGTCGCACCTGCATTGTGATTGCTCATCGACTCTCGACTGTGCAGAATGCGAACATTATTTGTGTGATTCAATCCGGTCGCATTGTAGAGCAAGGCACACATTCTCAGCTGCTGGCCAAGAATGGCATTTATGCCAAATTGTATCGCAGTCAATCGAAAACCAAATAA
- the LOC133845766 gene encoding LOW QUALITY PROTEIN: multidrug resistance protein homolog 65 (The sequence of the model RefSeq protein was modified relative to this genomic sequence to represent the inferred CDS: deleted 1 base in 1 codon), whose product MDLDGASITTSDEKSHEEEAPIAAGLEPTAPISFLQLFRFSTYLEIFWLFIGFIMCCIKAVTLPAVVIVYSEFTAMLVDRAKQFGTSSTVHALPLLGGGKILTNATREENNDALYDDSVSYGILLTIVSVIMFISGIFSVDIFNFIALRQVTRMRIKLFESVMRQDIGWHDLATKQNFAQSMTDDIEKIRDGISEKVGHFVYLIVGFIITVGISFGYGWKLTLAVSCYIPLVIVVNYYVAKIQGTLTAREQESYAGAGNLVEEILGAIRTVVSFGGEKQEVERYENFLVPARKASQWKGAFSGLSDAVLKSMLFLSCGGAFWYGANLIIDDRSVPAAYQEYTPAILMIAFFGIIVGADNIARTAPFLESFATARGCAANLFKVIDLQSKIDPLSTDGKLLNYGLRGDVEFQDVFFRYPSRPEIIVHRGLNIKIRAGQTVALVGSSGCGKSTCIQLLQRFYDPVFGSVMLDDLDIRKYNIQWLRSNIAVVGQEPVLFMGTIAQNISYGKPNATQKEIEAAATQAGAHEFISHLPESYRTMIGEHGSQLSGGQKQRIAIARALIQNPKILLLDEATSALDYNSEKLVQQALDLASKGRTTIVVSHRLSAIRGADKIVFIHDGKVLEEGSHDDLMALEGAYYNMVRAGDINMPDDVEKDENIDEAKRKSLALYEKSFETSPLNFEKNQKNSVQFDEPLVRSLKESNKQQEAIAADKPKFFSTFARIVHLARPEWCYLILGVISSIAVGCLYPAFSIIFGEFYGALAELDEEVALSRTAVLSWACLGIAALTALVCFLQTYLFNYAGVWLTTRMRALTFKSIVSQEIGFFDQEQNSVGALSARLSGEAAGVQGAIGYPLSGMIQALANFVSGVSVAMYYNWKLSLLCLANCPIIVGSVIVEAKMMSNALIREKQVLEEACRIATESVTNVRTIAGLRREADVIKQYTEEIQRVEILIRQKLRWRGVLNSTMQASAFFAYAVALCYGGVLVSWGEVPFQDIIKVSETLLYGSMMLAQSLAFTPAFTAALVAAHRLFQILDRKPRIHSPMGTIKNTLGKQLNLFEGVRYRDIKFRYPTRPDAKILNGLDLEVLQGQTVALVGHSGCGKSTCVQLLQRYYDPDEGTIHIDQDDIQQDLTLDGVRRKLGIVSQEPSLFERTIAENIAYGDNRRSVPMAEVIAAAKSANAHSFIISLPNGYDTRMGARGTQLSGGQKQRVAIARALVRNPKILLLDEATSALDLQSERLVQQALDSACSGRTCIVIAHRLSTVQNADVICVVQGGRVVEQGTHLQLISQGGIYAKLHKTQKNH is encoded by the exons ATGGATCTCGACGGGGCATCCATCACAACCAGCGATGAAAAATCTCACGAGGAGGAGGCGCCCATTGCTGCGGGCTTGGAGCCAACGGCTCCCATCAGCTTCTTGCAACTGTTTCGTTTCTCCACGTACCTCGAAATATTTTGGCTCTTCATCGGATTTATTATGTGCTGCATTAAGGCGGTAACATTGCCAGCCGTCGTCATCGTTTACAGTGAATTTACCGCAATGCTCGTAGATCGTGCCAAGCAATTTGGCACCAGCTCCACGGTTCATGCTCTGCCTCTTCTAGGAGGTGGCAAGATCCT CACAAATGCCACACGCGAAGAGAACAATGATGCGCTCTATGATGATTCCGTCTCTTACGGCATTCTATTAACGATCGTTTCGGTAATCATGTTCATCTCCGGCATATTTTCGGTagacatatttaattttattgctctGCGTCAAGTTACTCGCATGCGCATCAAACTCTTTGAGTCCGTGATGCGTCAGGACATTGGCTGGCATGATCTGGCCACCAAGCAGAACTTTGCCCAAAGTATGACAGA TGACATTGAAAAAATACGCGATGGCATCTCGGAGAAAGTTGGACATTTTGTGTACTTGATTGTGGGTTTCATCATCACAGTTGGCATATCCTTTGGCTATGGTTGGAAACTAACGCTGGCTGTCAGCTGCTATATACCGCTAGTGATTGTGGTCAACTACTATGTGGCTAAG ATTCAAGGTACATTGACTGCACGAGAGCAGGAGTCTTATGCCGGCGCTGGCAATTTAGTAGAAGAAATCCTTGGCGCCATACGCACAGTTGTTTCGTTTGGTGGCGAAAAACAGGAGGTAGAACGTTATGAGAACTTTTTGGTACCCGCTCGCAAAGCCAGCCAGTGGAAGGGAGCCTTCTCCGGCCTAAGTGATGCTGTGCTCAAGTCCATGTTGTTTTTGTCCTGTGGAGGTGCCTTTTGGTATGGCGCCAATCTCATTATAGATGATCGATCGGTGCCTGCGGCATACCAGGAATACACGCCAGCCATTCTAATGATT gCTTTCTTTGGCATTATTGTAGGCGCTGATAACATAGCTCGTACTGCTCCGTTCCTGGAATCTTTTGCCACTGCACGTGGCTGTGCTGCGAATCTT TTTAAAGTGATCGATTTGCAATCCAAGATTGATCCGCTTTCCACAGATGGCAAGCTTTTGAACTACGGTCTGCGTGGCGATGTCGAGTTCCAGGACGTTTTCTTTCGATATCCTTCACGTCCCGAAATCATTGTGCATCGCGGTCTAAATATCAAAATCAGAGCGGGACAAACTGTGGCTCTGGTTGGCTCCTCAGGCTGCGGCAAGTCCACTTGCATACAGTTGTTGCAACGCTTCTATGATCCCGTCTTTGGCTCTGTGATGTTGGATGACTTGGACATCCGGAAATACAACATACAATGGTTGCGCTCCAATATCGCTGTGGTGGGACAGGAGCCGGTGCTATTTATGGGCACTATAG CTCAAAACATTAGCTATGGTAAACCGAATGCCACACAAAAGGAAATTGAGGCAGCTGCCACACAAGCCGGGGCACATGAGTTCATCAGCCATTTACCGGAG AGCTATCGGACCATGATTGGAGAGCATGGTTCACAGCTTTCCGGAGGACAAAAGCAACGCATTGCCATTGCCCGGGCTCTCATACAGAACCCCAAGATATTGCTGCTTGATG AGGCCACCTCTGCTTTGGATTACAATTCGGAGAAGTTGGTGCAACAGGCTTTGGACTTGGCCAGCAAAGGACGCACCACAATTGTGGTCTCCCATCGTCTTTCGGCCATTCGTGGCGCTGataaaattgtgtttataCACGATGGCAAAGTACTGGAGGAAGGCTCACACGATGATCTGATGGCACTGGAAGGTGCCTACTACAATATGGTGCGCGCTGGTGACATTAATATGCCAGATGACGTggaaaaagatgaaaatataGACGAAGCAAAAC GCAAAAGCCTCGCACTCTATGAGAAATCCTTTGAGACAAGTCCACTGAACTTTGAGAAGAACCAGAAGAACAGCGTGCAATTCGATGAACCGCTCGTTAGATCCCTCAAGgaaagcaacaagcaacaggaAGCAATCGCTGCCGATAAACCCAAATTCTTCAGCACCTTTGCAAGAATTGTGCACTTGGCACGTCCCGAGTGGTGTTATCTCATTCTAGGTGTTATTTCATCCATTGCCGTCGGTTGCTTGTATCCCGCTTTCTCTATTATATTTGGTGAATTCTACGGCGCATTGGCTGAACTCGATGAAGAAGTCGCACTCAGTCGCACTGCCGTGTTATCCTGGGCTTGTCTCGGCATTGCTGCTCTCACAGCTTTAGTGTGTTTCCTGCAGACGTATCTTTTCAATTATGCCGGAGTTTGGCTAACGACACGCATGCGTGCCTTGACCTTCAAGTCGATTGTAAGCCAAGAGATTGGATTCTTCGATCAGGAACAGAATTCGGTAGGTGCTTTGTCTGCTCGCTTGTCCGGGGAAGCCGCAGGTGTTCAGGGTGCCATTGGTTACCCTTTGAGTGGCATGATTCAGGCCTTGGCCAACTTTGTCTCTGGTGTCTCGGTGGCCATGTACTACAACTGGAAGCTGTCGCTGCTCTGTCTCGCCAATTGCCCCATCATTGTGGGCTCTGTCATAGTGGAAGCCAA AATGATGTCGAATGCCTTGATACGCGAGAAACAAGTCCTGGAGGAAGCCTGTCGCATTGCCACCGAGTCTGTGACCAATGTGCGCACCATTGCTGGACTGCGTCGTGAAGCTGATGTTATCAAGCAATACACTGAGGAGATTCAGCGTGTGGAGATTCTTATCAGACAAAAGCTACGTTGGCGCGGTGTGCTTAATTCTACAATGCAGGCTTCGGCCTTCTTTGCCTATGCCGTTGCTCTCTGCTACGGCGGTGTTTTGGTCTCATGGGGAGAAGTGCCCTTCCAGGATATCATCAA AGTCTCGGAGACACTACTCTATGGCTCCATGATGTTGGCCCAATCGTTGGCCTTTACTCCAGCTTTCACTGCCGCTCTGGTGGCCGCTCATCGTCTCTTCCAGATCCTCGATCGCAAGCCACGTATTCATTCGCCCATGGGCACCATTAAGAATACGCTTGGCAAACAGCTGAATCTCTTCGAGGGCGTGCGCTATCGTGACATTAAGTTCCGCTATCCTACGCGTCCAGATGCCAAGATTCTGAATGGTCTTGATCTGGAGGTGCTCCAGGGTCAAACGGTAGCTCTGGTGGGTCACTCTGGCTGTGGCAAGTCCACATGCGTGCAGCTGTTGCAACGTTACTACGATCCCGATGAGGGCACCATT CACATTGATCAGGACGATATACAGCAGGACTTGACGCTGGATGGTGTGCGTCGCAAGTTGGGAATTGTTTCCCAAGAGCCATCGCTCTTTGAGCGCACCATTGCCGAGAACATTGCGTATGGCGACAATCGACGCTCGGTGCCCATGGCTGAGgtgattgctgctgcaaaGAGCGCCAATGCGCACAGCTTCATCATTTCGCTGCCCAATGGCTATGATACTCGCATGGGGGCACGTGGCACTCAGTTATCTGGAGGACAAAAGCAACGTGTGGCCATTGCACGTGCTCTGGTTAGGAATCCCAAGATACTGCTGCTCGATGAGGCAACTTCAGCGCTGGACTTGCAGAGCGAAAGG ttGGTTCAACAAGCTCTGGACTCGGCGTGCTCGGGACGCACCTGCATTGTGATTGCCCATCGTCTGTCCACGGTGCAGAATGCGGATGTCATTTGTGTGGTGCAAGGCGGACGTGTTGTGGAGCAGGGCACGCACTTGCAACTCATCTCCCAGGGTGGCATCTATGCCAAGCTTCACAAGACCCAGAAGAATCATTGA